The genomic DNA CCCACTGAGGAGTTCGGGCTGAATTCGGGATCGGCATTGCTGTTCCAGGTCAAAGCCCCGGTGAACGAATCTACGCTCGTGGGATTGAAGGCCACATCAATGCGTTTGGTTTCCCTGGAACCAAGCACAAACTGAGTGGGTGTTCCGGCAGGAGTGGAGAATGGCGCACTCGGCTTGGACAGGCCCGAGAACCTGATGGGCGCCGTGCCACGGTTGATGAAACTGACCGTAGCCGTCCCACCGTCCCCATCTATTCTCACGGGACCAAAGTCGATAAGACCATTGCTCGGTTCCATCCTGAACGCGGCTACCCCTTCGCCGGAAACTTTCTCCACACGACCGAGGCTCACGCCCCCGTCGTCTCTGAACTCGAGTGGAACCTCTTGTAGCCCCACATTGTCGGGGTTGAACGTCACCGTCAAATCCCGAGTTCCACCGTCCATGGTCATGTTGAACAAACCATACGGTGCAATGGTAAAGGACGTGCCGGGGATGGCTTGGGGGACAACGACGGGGAGAGTGCCGTCACCGGAGACGCTCAACTGCACCGTATCGGACACTGGCGTGTCTCCCACGATACGCTTTCCAAAGGCCAGCAAGGGCTTGCTCACCACCAACCGGGGATCCACGCCGGTACCCTCAAGGTCAACTGTGACGTCGGGCCTTCCGTCTGTGGCGCTGGTCCTCAGGGTGAGAGAGCCCGTTGCTGGCCCCGCGGCTGTAGGATTGAACACCACCTTCAAATCTGCGCCTTCGCCCGCATTCAAGGTGAAAGGGTTGGGGCCCGGAAGGGGGGACAATGCGAAGGGCCCCACGAGAGGAGGGATTGAGACAATCAAGGAAGCGTTGCCAGCGTTTTGTACCCGCACGGTCTTGGGCTGGCTGGCGATCCGCGCACGCTGCTCGCCGAATTTGAGACGCAGCGGCTCCGGCACACTATCAGTTCCATCGGTGTCCACATCATTGATATACTGCACCCCAAAGCCTTTGAGTTCAACGATAGTATCCCCGCCACTCCCGGCATTCGTGGCGTCGCTGTCGATGGTGAGGAAGCGGCTGACTGCCCCGAGGGCACTAGGCTTGAACGTCAATTCGATATCGTAAGAGCTATGCGGATCGATCACGAATCCCTGACCCGCGTCTCTACTCGGCGTAACGATGGTGAAGGGCGTGCTGCTGCTGAGACTGAGGCCAGAGACGTTGAGGGGCCCGTCCGAGTCGTTGTGCACCGTCAGCGTCCGGGTGGGAGCACTCGTCAGGTTTTGCTTCTGTTTGCCAAAATCAAGCTCAGGCGCAACCCGGATGCTGCCTCTTCGTTTCGCGAGGGACAGGGAGAGCTCGACATGGGAGACACAATAGTAATTTGTGCTGGGCTTGAGCGTGAGCCTGTTGATGCCCGCGTCTCCAGCTCCGTATCTGTAGCCACTGCCACCGTCGAGAGGTGCGGAGACAACCGGATCGCAGGCCCCCCCCCCATCAAAACAAGCGCCACAGACTCCACCCAACCTACCGCAACTGCGGTTCACCGCAGCGAAAGAGCCGAGCGAAACGCCACCATCACTCGATGAACCACCATTCAATTCGACCGTGATGTTTGTCGACGCATCCAAAGCACTCACACTGGCGCCATACACCTTCGCCCGGACCCCCACCACCATGGAATCGGATGGGACAAGGTCATCGAAGCTCTTCGTCCAACCGCTCACCCCAGCATCCCCCGGACAGGCATAGGAACTACCACCATCGGGAAGGCCGTTACACTCCAGGCAGCTGCTACCGGTGGTGCCGGGAGGAGCACTATTCCCGTCCCATGTCAGGAGGTGCTCCACGGTCGAGGCGTCCGGGGTCGAGGCGTCGAGCGCCGTGAAGCTCTTCCCCAGCGAGTCCGCTGATGCCGCCCCCCTCGGCTCATTGCGCCCACAGGCGACCAGGACGCCAAGCCACAGCAAGATCAGGATCTTCGAACGGAGCACTTGCGCCTCACCTCTTCAAGAGCGGTAGTATCCCACTCGGATGTAAGCTTACCGTCAACTGCCACCAGGAGCACAAGAGCGGCCACACCGCGGGTGTGCTCGCACTGAAGCCCTCGTTGGCGTAAATATCTGGAATCACGGGGACTAAAGTATTGGCGGTAAGCTGACCCCTGAACCAAACTCGCTCCCCCTCGGAGGGAGCGCAGCTCGCGCGCCGCCACAGCCTCCACCCATGTCCCCCTCCTCATACCAATCCGTCCTATCATCCAGTCCAAAGGAGTTCAGCGTTCATGAGTCTCAAAAAGACATCCCTCTGTTTCTCAACCCTGCTGGTGCTCAGCGGGTGCGACACCGAACCCGAATTCAAGGCGGTCACTGTAAAGTGTGACCCCGTGCCGGCCACCAGGCCCTCGCAGTGCACGGCCAGCGCCACGGACCAGGACGGCAATCCGTTCACTGTCTCCGGCTACACCTGGACATCGAGCGACGAGTCCGTGGCGAAGGTGGACTCGACGGGCAAGGTCACCACCTTCACCCCGGGAACCGCGACCATCAGCGCGAGCGCCACCGCCGACGGAATCACCCACCAAGGGCAGGCCACACTCACGGTCACCGAGCCCCAGCCCACCCTCCACACCGCCCCCATCACCACGAATGAGACCTGGCGCGAGACGGAAAACCCACATGTGGTGACCGGCTCCATTCAGGTCGGCGGAGCCAGTACCCCCACGCTCACCTTGGAGCCGGGGGTGCAGATCCGCTTCAACCAGGACTCCGAACTCCGCTTCACGCAAGGAGCACTGCGAGCGATGGGGACTCAGGAGGCACCGATCCACATGGTGGCGAACCAGAGCGTGTCCACCAAGGGCTATTGGCGCGGCGTGGCGTTCACCACGGCGGGGAGTTCCTCGGAGCTCAACCATGTCACGCTGAGCGACTGCGGGCGTGACACGGGAGAGGGCGCCTGCATCGCCATGAAGAACCAAGCGGCGCCGGTACTTCGCAACGTAACGGTACGCAATAGCAGCATCGTCGGAGTGAGGGCGGCCGATGATGGCAGCGGTTTCGGGGCCGGGTCGACCCTGCTCAGCGTCTCGGACAGTGGGAGCTACGCCGTAGCCATCGGAGCCAACCAAGCTGGCACGCTGCCGACTGGCGGCAGTTTCACGGGCAATTCCAACAACACAGTCGAGCTCCGGGGCAATGTCTCGCGTACGCAGACCTGGCCGAACCTGGGTATCCCCTACGTCGTGAATGATATTGTCAATGTCCAGGGTGTCACCAGCCCCACACTCACCATCGCTGCAGGGTCGGTGCTGCACTTCGGGCCCGCCTTCGGGTTGTACGTCGGCGACACAGCTCCGGGAAGCCTGGTACTGGATGGCACCGCGACCTCCCCCGTCCTCCTCACTGCGGACGCGGCCACTCCCGACCGCGGACATTGGGAGGGCGTGCACCTGTGGAGCCAGACGTCCAACACCACCCGCCTGTCCTACACCACGATCGAGTACGCCGGCTTCAGCAGTCGAATCGGTGCCGGTATGGGCAACCTGAACGTGTACGGGGACAACGCCGGTGGCGGCGCGCGCCCTGTCATCAACAACGTCATCTTGCGGAAGAGCGGCGAGTATGGTGCCGATCTGAAGAATGGCGGAGCGTTCGGTCCGGGCTCCACCGCACTGTCCGTGATCGACGACAACGGCGTCGCCATGCGCATGGACGCCAACTCCGTCGGCACACTCCCCACAGGCACCGCCATCAGGGGCAACCAGGAGAACGGGTTGCTGATCGCCTCGGGAAACGTGCTCACCACCCAGACGTGGCCCAACCTCGGGGCTGACGCCTACTATACGTTCAGCAACTCCGCATCCATCAATGTGGGTTCCGAGTCCAACCCGACGCTGACCCTGGACCCCGGCGCGACGCTACTGTTCCCTCGCAACAGTGAGCTCAAGGTCGGTGGGAATGGCCAACCCGGTAAGCTGATCGCGGTAGGAACCGTGGCTTCGCCGATCCGATTCCGTTGGATCAGCTACGGTTCCACCTCGCGCTGGCGCGGGCTGCACTTCTGGCAGGCCAGTGGGAGCAAGCTCGACCATGTGATCGTCACCGAAGCTGGAAGTCTGGGCACCAACGGCTTCGGTATGGGCAACGTGAACGTGCACCAGGAGATTGGCGGATTCATCACCAACAGCACGTTCAGCGATTCGTCCGGCTGCGGCATCTCTCGGAGCAATGGCAGCTATACCGGCAGCACCGCAGTGACGACGAACTTCACCCTGTTCGAGTACAACAACACCTTCGCCAACAATGTCGGCGGAAGTCAGTGCACCATCAGCAACTGACGGCGCCGCGCTGAAGGCGCCGCTCCTCGACCCCTACCGCCATACCGGGCGGCAGGGGTTTGGTGGAACGCCCTCACCGCAGTAGGATTAACGCCAAGCAGTTCGTTCCAGGGAGAGGCCCATCCTGCGCTCCCGGGGCCACCTCTCGCCTCGCTTCCCCGGAACAGTCAAAGAGAACACATGCACCTACATTCATCCATCCGGGGAGCAGTGGCCGCGACGCTGCTGGTGTGCCCACTCGCGTCAGCCCAGACCACCGAGCAGTTGCCGGGCTTCGAGCTGGAGCGGCTGGAGACGAACGTGGGGCGCGGCACGCTGCTGGTCGGCAACGGCGAGCTGATGGTTCCCGGGGGCCTGAGCATCAGCCTGATAGGGCACTATCAGCGCCTGCCCCTGCGGCTGAATGATGGGGAGCAGGACCTGGACGTGGTGCGCGACAGGGCGACCGCACTGCTTGCCGCCAGCTACGGCGTCCAGCCGTGGCTCGAGCTGAGCGCCCAGGTGCCGTTCGTGCTCTGGCAGCACGGGGACGACCCCACCCTGGCGGGCCTGAGCGAGCTGGCCATCCAGGGCGTGGGTACCCCCGTGCTCCAGGCCCGACTGGGGCTGCTGTCCCAGCGCAAAGGGTATCCCGTGAACCTGTCGGCCGACCTGGGCGCGGGGCTGCCACTGGGTACCAAGCAGGCCCTGGCGGGAGATGCGGGACCGCGCTTTCACGCGCGGATGGTGGTCGGGACGACCGTGGGCTGGCTGCAACCCTCGCTCGAGGCGGGCGTGCTGTTCCGCCCGCCCATTCTCATGGAGGCCGTCGGACTGGAGGACAAACGAGCGACGAGCGCCGAGGTGCGCCTTGGCGCCGCGCTGTCCACGACGGGTACGGGTCTTCGCGGAGAGTTGGGCACGCGGGCTACGCTCTCTCCCCAACTGTCGATGGATGTGCTCGGCGGGGTGCGCTTCCCCCTGCTGATCGGGCTGGATGCCTTCGTCCTGGGTGGCCCCAGCTTCGGTACAGCCCTGGGGACGCCTCGCTTCCGCGTGCTCGCTGGCGTCGCCTTCCGCAGCGAACCTCCTCCCAGGATCACTGACCTGGATCCAATCAAAGATGCAACTCTCCAGCTCGACCTGGACAAATCCTCGCCCCCACAACGAGAGGATCGAATCCGGCCGGTCGGTACCTGGGAGCTCAACGCCCTCAGCCGTGGCGATCCACAGGAGACCTCGAACGAGGATCCTCGGGAGCCGTTGCGACCCTATCAGCCCAGCCCTCGGGAGCGGATCGTGTTGCGAGGAGAAATTCATTTCGCCCAGGGCAGTTGGGAGCTGCCGAACGAGGTGGCACTGCTGGACCAGGTTGTCCTGCGGTTTTCGGAACAGACCAGGAAGAGCACCATCATCATCGAGGGACATGCGGACCGTGAGAGCACCGACATGTCCAACATGACCATGTCTCTGCACCGCGCCCAGGCGGTGTGGCGCTATCTGAAAAACCAGGGTATCCATTGGACGCAGGTGCAAATCCGTGGCTTCAGCTCGGACTGGCCAGTGAGCCCCAGACCCGCCACCGAGCAGGAGCGCCAGCTCAACCGCCGAGTCGAGGTGCTCGTCGTCACGGAGACCGCGGCGCCAATCACCACCCAGGCGCCGGCCCCATAACACGCTCCCCTGCTCTCGCTCCCGGGCCGGGGACCGCGGCGTGTCGCCGCGTGAAAGCCCGGGACAATCTTCAGCTCCGGGGCGGAACGACGCCAATCCGGACGAGGAACCGGGCCTTCCGCTCCAGTTCCCGCTGCAGATCATGCAAGTGCCGGGTGCTGTCGCGCACGGGCACACTGGCGGGCGTGCTCACCGGGGGCGTAGGCATGAGAGGCGGAGGATTCATGATCGCCCGCTGTTCCGGCACTGGCCGCAGAGCCTCCCGCTCTGTCGGCACGCTCCGGGCCTTCCCGACCAGCGCCTGCCGTACCGGGAGCGGTGGCACGCGCTCATCGACCGCACGGCCGTAGAGCCACGCACCGCACCGCCAAAGCACGTCGTAACGCTGGTTCAACAGCGTCCAGAACCGATCGCGGATCTCGACAACCTTGACGAGGGACGACGCTGCCCTGTCGCTCTCGACCCCTTGCTGCCCGAGCATCACGCGCAGCTTCCCGACGAGATGCTCCGCCTCGACGAGATCAGGCGCAGCCACCGGTGAGCGACCGGCAATCCGCGTCTCATTCCTTCGCAACAACGCGACGAGCGCCAAGCAATCGTCCAGGGCATCGTACTGCCCGCGGAGCCAGACCTCGTCCACGTCGGCATCTGGAAGGAGGCGAGCCTCTGCGAGGGCGTCGGCGGCCTTGCGCAGCTTGCGGCGCAGGTGTTGCGCCCGCTCGAACAGCTTCCCGAACGAGGCGGCCTCGAGCTCGCGGTCAACCTGCAGCGCGGCGAAGGCCAACCCCTGGACAAGTCGCGGGAGCATCGAGAGCTCCACGACGTTCACGTTGGGCAGTCTGCCAACGACCACCGTCCCGCTGCCCAGCACGTTCTCCACACCCTGCATTACGCTCTGGTAGGTGAGCGCGATGTCGGCGCAGCACTCCTCTATGAATCCTGGCTCGATGGCCTTCGCATCGGCAAGGAACGCGTCATAGGCGGCCTGAGAGCCTATGCTTTCGAGTTCGGCGGCGTCCGCCGATGGGGTCTCCGATGCCTCCGCCCTGCTGACGTCGTCCTCTGCCATGCGGGCAGATTATCGAGCGCTCTCCAGTGCTGCAATGCACCGCCTCCCCCGAGGAACTCAGAGAGCCAGGCCAGGTGGAATTCACCCGTCAGTTCTCCGTGGCCAGAGTGAGGATGGAGAAAAAGGACGGCCAGTGTAAGCAGCCTCACCCACGTCAAATTGGACGATGAGGCTCACACAGCTCCAGTAGGTCACACGAAGCTCGGCCGCTGTCCTGGCGCTCAAGAACAACCCATTGGCGGACTGACGGAAGGAGCGCCGACCCCAGCCGGGTACAAGACCGCAACTCGCACTGGGACCCGCCCCCTTCGATGCAGAGGCGCACCCAGCGGAGTGCAAGCGTTTCTAGTGCCCCAGGGAGGGGACAAATCATGAAGTGGAAGCATGGGGGGAGTGTCTGGGCCGCGCTGATGTGCGCCCTGATGGCCGTGGCCTGTGGACAGCCCGAGGTGGGGCTGCGTGGCACGGAAGAGCAGTCCATGCCGGAGCTGAGCGCCACCTCGGCGGCGCTGACGGCAACGGCCAGCTACGACTCGACCTTGAAAGTGCCTCGATGCATCGGGGTGGCTTCGGGCTGTGACTCGGGCAGCCTCGTCAACGGCCGTGGACCGATGGGGCCTGAGCTCAACGCGCCCAACACCCTAGGCGGCACTTGCGCCGACGGTACCGCTGGCGCCTACCACAACGACGAGTCGCTGGAGCGGGTGAAGGTCTACACCACCGATGGCACCGACCTGGCGCCCGGCAAGCAGGTGACCATCGAAGTCGATGTGTGGGCATGGTCAGGGTACACGTCGGACGCGCTGGACCTGTATTACGCGGCGGACGCGAGCAACCCGAACTGGAACTTCATCACCACCCTGGTGCCGACCGGGGCCGGTGCGCAGACACTGCGAGTGAATTACATGCTGCCGACGGGCGGCAGCACCCAGGCCGTGCGCGCGGCCTTCCGATATACGGGCTCGGCGGGCACCTGCACGAGTAGTTCCTATGATGACCGGGACGATCTGGCCTTCGCGGTGGCCAGTGTACCCCAGCGGCAGCCCTCGATCCTGGCTGCTGGATACTTCCACAACCTGAAGGTGAACCTGGATGGGACTGTCTGGGCCTGGGGCAACAACGCCAACGGCCAGCTCGGGAACGGGACGACCATCCAGAGCACCAAGCCAGTGCGGGTGCTGGGGCTCGACAACGTGGAATCCATCGCCGCAGGTGATCACCATAACCTGGCGCTCAAGAAGGACGGCACCGTGTGGGCCTGGGGCAACAACACCAACGGCCAGCTCGGCGACGGCACCACCACGAACAGAACCACACCGGTGCAGGTCGCGGGGCTCACGAACGTGGTGGCCCTCTCCGCGAAGAACGTGCATTCACTGGCGCTGAAGCAGGATGGAACCGTGTGGGCCTGGGGCAACAACACCAACGGCCAGCTCGGCGATGGTACCACCACCCCGAGCACCACGCCGGTGCAGGTCGCAGGGCTCTCGGGCGTGGTGGACGTTGCAGCGGGTTGGAGGTTCTCGCTGGCATTGAAGCAAGATGGGACCGTGTGGGCCTGGGGCGACAACTCCTATGGCCAGCTCGGTAATGGCACCAACACCCCGAGCACCACGCCGGTGCAGGTCGCGGGGCTCTCGGGAGTC from Archangium lipolyticum includes the following:
- a CDS encoding Ig-like domain-containing protein yields the protein MSLKKTSLCFSTLLVLSGCDTEPEFKAVTVKCDPVPATRPSQCTASATDQDGNPFTVSGYTWTSSDESVAKVDSTGKVTTFTPGTATISASATADGITHQGQATLTVTEPQPTLHTAPITTNETWRETENPHVVTGSIQVGGASTPTLTLEPGVQIRFNQDSELRFTQGALRAMGTQEAPIHMVANQSVSTKGYWRGVAFTTAGSSSELNHVTLSDCGRDTGEGACIAMKNQAAPVLRNVTVRNSSIVGVRAADDGSGFGAGSTLLSVSDSGSYAVAIGANQAGTLPTGGSFTGNSNNTVELRGNVSRTQTWPNLGIPYVVNDIVNVQGVTSPTLTIAAGSVLHFGPAFGLYVGDTAPGSLVLDGTATSPVLLTADAATPDRGHWEGVHLWSQTSNTTRLSYTTIEYAGFSSRIGAGMGNLNVYGDNAGGGARPVINNVILRKSGEYGADLKNGGAFGPGSTALSVIDDNGVAMRMDANSVGTLPTGTAIRGNQENGLLIASGNVLTTQTWPNLGADAYYTFSNSASINVGSESNPTLTLDPGATLLFPRNSELKVGGNGQPGKLIAVGTVASPIRFRWISYGSTSRWRGLHFWQASGSKLDHVIVTEAGSLGTNGFGMGNVNVHQEIGGFITNSTFSDSSGCGISRSNGSYTGSTAVTTNFTLFEYNNTFANNVGGSQCTISN
- a CDS encoding OmpA family protein; its protein translation is MHLHSSIRGAVAATLLVCPLASAQTTEQLPGFELERLETNVGRGTLLVGNGELMVPGGLSISLIGHYQRLPLRLNDGEQDLDVVRDRATALLAASYGVQPWLELSAQVPFVLWQHGDDPTLAGLSELAIQGVGTPVLQARLGLLSQRKGYPVNLSADLGAGLPLGTKQALAGDAGPRFHARMVVGTTVGWLQPSLEAGVLFRPPILMEAVGLEDKRATSAEVRLGAALSTTGTGLRGELGTRATLSPQLSMDVLGGVRFPLLIGLDAFVLGGPSFGTALGTPRFRVLAGVAFRSEPPPRITDLDPIKDATLQLDLDKSSPPQREDRIRPVGTWELNALSRGDPQETSNEDPREPLRPYQPSPRERIVLRGEIHFAQGSWELPNEVALLDQVVLRFSEQTRKSTIIIEGHADRESTDMSNMTMSLHRAQAVWRYLKNQGIHWTQVQIRGFSSDWPVSPRPATEQERQLNRRVEVLVVTETAAPITTQAPAP